A segment of the Sporohalobacter salinus genome:
TCGGATTTTGGAATTAGGGACAGCTACGGGGTATTCGACGGCTTGGTTGGCTAAAGACAATAACTGTAAAATAGTAACGATTGAACTTAAAGAACGAGAAGCTAAGGTGGCTCGGAAGAACTTTAAAGAGTTGGAATTAGAAGATAGAGTTGAGCTTCTAGTCGGTGATGCTGTGGAGGTAATGGACAAATTAGATAGGAAGTTCGATTTTATCTTTATCGATGCAGCTAAGGGGCAGTATTTGGAATTTTTGGAACAGTCGCTTAAGCTTGTGAAGGAAGGTGGATTAATTGTAGCTGACAACATTCTATTTAAAGGTATGATTGCTACTGATGAATTGATGCATCCACGCTTTGATACATTGACTTATCGGATACGTGATTACATAGATGAAGTGATGGATCATTCTGAACTCAAGTCATCGATTATACCATTGGGTGACGGTTTAGCAATTAGTATGAAAGTAAGCAAGGAGGAATGATGATGAAAGATATACCAGAGCTTTTGGCGCCGGCAGGTAATCTCGAAAAGTTAAAGATTGCTGTTTTGTACGGAGCTGATGCTGTTTATATCGGCGGTGAGTTATATAATTTAAGAGAGGCTGCTGATAACTTTACAATGGAAGACTTAAAAAAAGGGTTAGAATTTGCTCATAATCGAGGAGTAAAGGTTTATGTAACGGTGAACTTAATTCCGCATAATGATGATTTTGAAGGGCTACCGGAGTATATTGCTAAGTTAGGTAATTTCGGGGTTGATGCTGTGATTGTAGCTGACCCTGGTGTTTTAAGTATTGTTCAAGAAGTAGCGCCAGATATGGAAATACATTTAAGTACTCAAGCTAATAATGTTAATTGGCGGAGCTTACAGTTCTGGCAGAAGCAGGGTGTGGAGAGAGTAATTCTGGCTCGCGAGCTTAGCATCAATGAGATAAAGGAGATCAATAAACGCGTTGATGTGAAAACAGAATCCTTTATTCATGGTGCAATGTGTATTTCTTATTCGGGGCGCTGTCTTTTGAGTAATTATATGATTAATCGAGATGCCAACCGCGGTGAGTGTGCTCAATCTTGTCGTTGGGAGTATACATTAATGGAAGCAGAGAGGCCGGGCGAGTATTACCCTATTGTTGAAGATGATGCTGGAACATATATCTTTAATTCTAAGGATCTTTGTATGATTGAGCATATTCCTGAATTGATGACAACAGGGGTTAGTAGTTTCAAGATAGAAGGTAGAATGAAGAGTCTGCATTATGTGGCGACAGTAGTTAATACTTATCGTCAAGCGTTAGATGAATGGGCTGAGGATCCCGAAGGTTATACTTACAAAGAAGAGTGGTTAGAGGAGCTAAAGAAGATCAGTCACCGTCATTATACTACTGGCTTCTACTTTGGAAAACCGAGATCAGAAGGGCAGAATTATGAAACTTCTTCTTATGTGAGAAATTATGATTTTATGGGTATAGTTCAGGAATATTTGCCGGAGACGGAAGAGGCAGTAATTGAAGTGAGAAGTAAGTTTTTTGAGGGGGATAAAGTGGAGTTTTTTGGTTCTGAAACTGATAGTTTCATAGAAGAGTTGGAGTATATTAAGAATGAAGAGGGAGAGTTAATTTCTGATGCACCTCATCCGCATCAGTTGATTACTGTTAAAGTAGAACAACCGGTTAATAAGTATGATTTAGTACGGAGAAAAAAGAGGGATAAATAATGGATACGATATTAATTAAACTAGAAGTAGAGAAATCACAGATGTCTTATGTGAACAATATTCTCAAAGCCTATGAAGGTTTAGCGATGGTAACGATTATTGGCGGTGATACTGGTAAAATGGAACTTCAGGTCCCGCCTAGTACAAAAGAGGATGTTTTAGCAATTTTAGATGATTTAGCTAATAAGATAGAACTGAAGATAACATACATAGAAGATGAGTAATAAGCGAACATCTTGCATCTGCAAGGTGTTCTTTTTTTTGTTTTAGTAGGTGATTTATTTTTTTGAAATTTATTATTTGATCTAAAGCTAATTATTAAAAAGGAAAGTTTGTGTAATTTAAATAATTATATAAATGAAACAATTTTAAGTAGTATATTGAAATCTTAGATATATTTGTCTAATATTTTAGTTGATAATATTATAAAGTGTCTAAAATTAATATAGATCTTAATTAGGATACAAGAGAAAGGCGCTAAGTAATAATGTGGATATTAACTTTATTCGTTAATTTTATAGTAAAATTGTATATTAATGGAATGAATATTTGGAATTTTGTTATTAATTAAAGGGGAATGAATTTTTTTAGTGAATTCTTATAGTAATAGTACAGAAATAGAAAAAGAATTGGAATTATGTTATCTCAGTTTTAAATAAAAGCAAATTGAAAGGAGTTGATTAGATTTGAGTAAGGATGAAACTGATATTTTATTAGAAAGCGGAACAGGGGAATTAGAAGTATTAAAATTTAAGGTTAAGGGAGTCTTATATGCAATTAATGTTATTAAAGTGAGAGAAGTTTTAAGAGTAGAAAATGAAAAAATACGTCCATTATCTTCTAAAGCTGATTCAGTAAAAGGAATGGTCAATATTCGGGGAGATGTTGTTACTGTTATTGATCTTAATGATTATTTAGATTGTGGAATTTATCAGGAAAGTGATAAGGATAGTTATCGTATGATTTTAACAGAATTTAATGATATGAAGATATTATTTATTGTTGGTGAGGTAATTGGTATTGATAGATTATTATGGGAAGATATAGAAGAACCTAATGAGTTAATGGGAGGATTAATTAATGGAGTTATTAAATTAGATGGTGAATTAGCTAGTTTTTTAGATTTTGAAAAGATACTTACAGATATCAAACCAGAACTGTCAATGACCATTGATGAAAATAAGATAGACGAAGTTAATCGTTCTAAAAGAGAGAATATAACTTTAGTAATGGCAGAGGATTCTCCTACTATTCGAGGGGTGTTAGAAGACACTTTACGTAAAGCTGGCTATCAAGATTTGAAAATCTTTAATGATGGTAAAAGACTTTTAGATTATTTACTTGAAATTAAAGATGAGAATCCAGATGAAAGTATTTTAAATTATGTTCAAGGTGTTATTACTGATATTGAAATGCCGCAATTAGATGGTCATACTTTAATTAGAAAGATTAATGAAGATAGATATTTAGAAGAACTTCCAACTATGATTTTCTCTTCCTTAATTACAGAAAGCTTAAGACATAAAGGTGAAGCAGTAGGGGCTGACAGACAGATAAGTAAGCCTGAAATTAATAATTTAATAAGTATTTTGGATGAACTTGTTTTGGATTAGATAGCATATTTTTTTCAACAATTAAATAAATAATAAGTAAAAATAAAACAGTCCTCTTTTAGAGGACTGTTTTATTTAAATTAAGAAAATTAATCTCTTTTCAAAGCATTCACTGGACAGTTATATACACATTCTTCGCAATGTATACAGTCCAGATCTTTATTACTACCATCAACAAAGTCATAAGGATTCAAATCCATTGGACAACTTTTAGCACAGATATTACAGTTAATACATTTCTCTTCATTAACGTTAATTTGTTTACTTTGTTTAGACCAACTGCGTTTAACTTTAGTTATCAGAGCTGATAATGAACCCATTGGACAGAAAGAACACCAGGTTCTTTCGTGAAATATAATGCCCAAAAAAACTGTAATCATTGTTGTTATTAGAATAATTTTATAAAAAACAAATCCAATTTTGATTAAGTTTCCCTGTGCATTGATGATACCTGTCACGAAGTTATAGATTAAAAATAGAGCGAACCCAATTCTAAACCAGACTGTTCTAAAAAATTTAGGAATTGTTGCACTACGACTGATTTTAATTAATAAATTATCATTTAAGCTACCGCGGGGACAGAAAGAACCACACCAGATTCTACCGCCTTTCCAAGCAGCTGTTATTGTTGGAGCTATCATACATATTAAAGCTATACTGCCTATGATTGGATACTTCCACCCAATGGCTAAAAAGGATATAATAAAGATCCAGCTCCATTTACCAATGAAGCCGACTATTTCCGTTTGTTTCATAAATAACACCTCTTTCATTGATTTATACCCCCACCATGAGGGGTAAGGGAATTATAATATATTTGGTATCCTTTTGTCAAGTCTAAATTTATTTTATGCAGGAATAAAAATATAGATGAAGAAATTTAAATCAAAATGTTTAAGGGAGGATAATAATGAATAATGAATTAAAAGAGAAATTAATTGCTAAAGCTGAAAAAATGGGTGTAGTCGATATAGTTTCATTTACAATTGATCAAATTGAATTTGATAGTAGAACATTATTAAATTGTATGTTTGGTTGTGAAGACTGGGGTAATGGTAATACTTGCCCTTCACGTCCTGGTTCATTAAAACCTTGGGAGTACCGCAAAATGTTTGAAGAGTATAGCTGGGGATTGATTATTCATGCTTATGATAAGAAGTTATCACAAGAAATCTCCTATGAATTAGAACAGTTAGCTTTCAAGGAAGGATATTATTTTGCATTTTCATTAAGTGATTGTGCTCTATGTAGTGAATGTGCTGGCTTTAATGATGAATCTTGTCGATTTCCAAAACAGGCACGGCCAGCTTTTCATAGTGTAGGAATTGATGTCTTTAAAACAGTAAGAAAGTTTGATCTACCGATTGAGACCCTAGAAGAAGAAATTAATGAAGAACAGAATTGGTATTCAGCTGTATTTATAAAGTAGACTGGACAGGCACGATTTTGTAAATTCCCCCATATACATGTAAATAGGGTGTGTCATTTATAAGGGGGAATGCTGGATGATATCTGGACTTCTAGCCGGAATAGGTAGTAGCTTAGTTGATGGTGTTTTAGTTTTAGTTTCTTATATTACCAATAATAGTGCCTTTCCTCAACCACTAGATAAAAAAGAAGAAGAAAAGTACTTGAAGCGTCTTTTAGAAGGTGACGAAGAAGCTAAAGAAGTTCTAATCGAACATAATATGCGGTTAGTAGCTCATATTGTAAAGAAGTATGAAAATGCTAAAGTGGATAAAGAAGACTTGATTTCTATTGGCTCTATTGGGTTGATTAAAGCTATTGAAACTTATGATCCTTCCAAAAAAGTTAAGTTAGCCACTTATGCTTCTCGTTGTATAGAGAATGAGATTTTAATGCATCTTAGGCAGAATAAGAAAACAAATCGTGAAGTTAAACTTCACGATCCAATTAGTTCGGATAAAGAAGGTAATAAAATGACTTTAATGGATGTCTATAAAATTGATGAGGAAACGGTTTTAGATAAAGTAGAAATGGCATTAGCAGAAGAAAGGTTATATAATAAAATAGAAGGGTTAAGTGAACGCGAACGAAAAGTAGTAGAGATGAGGTATGGTTTAAATAATTTAGAAGAGCTTACGCAGCGGGAAATAGCTAATAGACTAGGTATTTCACGGTCCTATGTTTCTCGAATCGAAAAGAAAGCACTCCAGAAATTGAATCGATTATTCTGTTTTAATGGAGGTTAGGAACTTCTATAAGAATATCTAGGCAAATTAATCTTATATTTTATTGACATATGATCATAAAAGAGGTATAATAAAATTGTAATGAACAAATGTTTATAATTGATTAAGATTAGAGGGGTGATTAATATGCCTAGAGGAGATGGAACTGGACCTACAGGTCAAGGGTCACAAACTGGACGTCAAGCTGGTTATTGTTCTGGTTTTTACCAGCCTGGATATGTAAATGATGAAATCCCATGTCAAAGATTAGCTTACAGAAGAGGACGTGGAAATAATCGAGGACAGAGTCGTTGCAAAGGACGAAGAGGTAGTCCAAATCGCCGTAGATAATAATATATTGAGAAAGTAATAAGGGCTAGCCGCATGGCTAGCCCTATTTTAAATTTAAAGAGTAAAGAAATAATAATTTTATAAAAGAAAATGTTATAATAAAATGAATGGAGCCTCAATAAAAGTTAGGATAAAATTTTGAAAAGAAGGAGAATAATATATGAATTATAAAACAGTAATGAAATTAATGGATGTAAAAACACTTGTTGCAGGAGTTATACCAGTTTTTTTAGGTTCAATTTATTCTTGGTATTCTTTCAATAAAATAAATTTAATTTATTTTATATTATTGATAATTGCTATCATATTAGTTCAGAGTGCAACTAATATGATTAATGATTATTTTGATTTTAAACGTGGAGTAGATGATGAAAATAAGGAGCGAGAGAAAGTTTTGGTAAGTAGAGAAGTTACTTTAGGACAAGTTAGGGTATTTATAATTTTTAATAAAATTATTGCTTTCATAATTGCTACTTTTATTGCTAGTCAAACAAGTTATTATATTTTATTGGTTGTTTTGTTTGGATTTATAATTTCGATTTTATATGCTTTTGGACCGTTGCCTATTTCTTACACTCCTTTAGGGGAAGTAGTATCAGGGTTAACTATGGGAATTGGAATAACAACAACTGTAACTTATATTCATTCAGGAATATTTAATTTAAATACAGTATTATTAGCTGTTCCTACTTCAATTTATATTGGAAATATTTTATTATCCAATAATTTAAGCGATATGAAGGTAGATAAGAAAGCTGGTAGGAAGACTTTGCCTTTATTTTTAGGAAGAAAAAATTCTGAAAGGTTATGGGTTTTTAATGTAATTATGTTATTTTTATTGACATTAATTTTATTATTGTTAGATCTTTATCCTAAATCAGTATTATTAGTAGTAATTTTATTATTTCCTTATAGATCAATTTCGAATTTTTTATCTTATGAAAAGAGTATTGATACTAAAGAAAGAACTATGCAAATTATAGGTAAAATCGGATTAAGATATCATTTAGCTGTGATTATTGGATTATTAATATCAATTATATTTGAGTAGAAATGACTTATTAATATTATTTGGGATATTGAGTTAGTAGAGAAGAAATTGGTTTTAGATGATGGCAATAAAGATTTCAATAAATAGCTATTAAATAATCTATTAATAAAGGAAATTAATAATGTTTTAGAGTAATAAAATAATTAGATAAGGTTTTTATAAATAAATGTAAATAATATTAAGTTTATTTAATTAGCCGAAATATAGCTATATATATAAAGAAGAATTTAAAATTAATAATTAAGATATTAAAAATCAAAGAGGAGTTTTTGATGAATGTTTCTTTGGTTATGCGTATGGTTTACTGGAATTGCAGGTCTTGACGAGATATTTTAGGAGGATTTATTTCTAGCCATGCTTATTTAATTCTTAATTCGCGGTGAGCCAGGAACTGGTAAAGCAATGAGGGGATTGCATTTTTTAAAAGAAGAAGTAGTTAATGAAGAGAAAATTTTATTACTTTAACAGAGCTTCAAGAAAAGATTTGTGAAAATACTCAAAATTCAAATTTAACTTATAAAATATTTTATTTCTTAATTTAAGTCCTGCCTCTGAAGCTGATAAAAATACTTCTGATGATGTTCTTCAATTTATGAGTGATGAAGTTATAAATTTAACGAACGATCAGAATAAACGATTTATTCATATAATTAAGTTTCGAAGGTGAAATGCATAAGGGTATTGAAGTATTAAAGAAACGATTAAGTGATTTTAAAAAGAATTTGGGTGAACTACATATTACCAAATATGGTATTAAAGTAGAGAATTCTTTAAAAGGGTTGCGGAGAATGGAATTTTAACTGGTAGTTCTGAATTTATTGATCTAACACAGGATAAAGAATAAATTATATTAGTTAATTTTATTAACTAAGTTTCTAAATAGATATGAGGTGGTAATTGTGCAGAAAATTTTATTACAGAAAGAAGAAATACCTTTGATTGCTCGTATAATATCAATTGTAGATGCTTATGATGTAATGACACATAAAAGGAGTTATAAAGAAGCATCAAATAAACAAGAAGCCTTAAAAGAATTGAAAGAATGTGCTGGAAGTCAATTTGATCCTGAGTTAGTTAAAGAATTTATAGATATGATATCATCAGATTCCGAATCAAATTAAGATTAGCTGTTAATTTTACTAATAGATTTAATTAGCTATCTTTTATTTTCTGAATTTTCAATCTTTCCTTGTTTTTCCTTTCTATTTTATATATTTATTGTTAGTTAATATTTAATTTAATCACAAAATAAAAGATTATACATAAATATACTGTAAAGTAAAGAAAGGAGGGAAAGGATGGACGGTATTTTTCTAGCTCGTGAAATTCGGAATCGCGAAAGAGTATTAAATAATTTATATAAACGTTTAAGACAACAAGTAACTGATAGTGATTTGCAAGATTTAGTTAGACAATTGAGGCAGAGGCAGAATCAACAACTTAGTCTGCTTGATGATTTAATTGAAGGTTTAGAGGAATTGAGGCCCTTTCCTCCAACTGTCAGGTTGGCTCGACATGTAATACAGCAAGGAGAAACATTATCTCAAATTGCTAGTCAGTATAATACTACAGTTGCTAATTTGTTACGAGTGAATCCTGATATTGAAGATCCAGATGAGATTCAAGCTGGAATGACAATTAGGCTGCCAATTATTTTACCACCTCCACCTGAATGTTATTTTGAATATCAAGTTAGTAGAGGAGATACCTCATTTAGATTGGCTCAGAGATTCAATATAACGATTAATGAATTAGTTTATTATAATAGTATTAAAGATCCAGATTTGATATATCCAGGCCAAATATTAATTATACCTTGTTCAGAGAATGAAGAAGATAATTTTAATGATAATAGAGATGGATTGTCTAAAGAGTTAAAGTTTAATACACTAGATAGGAGTAATGCCAATAATTATAGAGGTGCAATCGAAGAAAAATTGTTTACTGCTTCTAATAGAGCTCAGTTTAAAAGAGTATTAGAAAACTTTGCTATTAGAGTATCAGGAAGAGTTAACTTTAATAATGACATAGTCATTGGAGCAGTTGAATATGATATTAGGAAATTATATTTAGAAGATAAAAGAATCAGAGTAATAGTAAATCGTAAGGCAAAGGGATATCATTTAGTGACAGTATCAAGAGATCAATTTATGGAGCAAGGAGCTTATAGAGTATATTTTGTTACTCGAGATGGAAGAACATTGGATAGAGATAGAGTGAATATTTGATTAGGATTATTAATTTTGCATAATAATAATGAAATATATTCAAAGGCTTATGATGTAAAATTTTGAATTTGAGTTAAATAGTGTGGAATATGCATAATAACAGTTATTATGTATAATAATATAATTGTCGGCTTGATAAAGATAAGAATAAATAGACTAAATCCCTATTCTTTCGTTTTGGAGAAGGAATAGGGGCTATTTTGTTGAATTTTTTTATTTGATGGATGAAGCTAAAAGATTAGTAGAGTAATTGATTATATTTGAGTAATAAATTTTATATTATTTTTCCTAAAACTACTAAAGTAATTATTGGACATATAAAAAATTCAGAGCTTAATATTAATGCTAGAAGATGCTTTTTAGAAATAAATTTATTTATTTAGAATCATTACAGTTCTTAAAACATATGATGTAATGACTAATAAATAATTGACTTATAAAAATTAGCTAGTAAAATTTAAGTTTAAAAACAAATAGGAATTAACCCAGATTTATTTTGAAAATTACCCATTAATTACATTTTTTTCCAAATAAACAAGGAGAATTTGTAATTCATAAAGAAATATAAATTGAGGTGTTAGCAAAATGTATTTAAAAGGTTTAGGATTAGGGTCATCTACTATAATTGGAAAAATACAGAAAATTGAAAAGAATAATTCAATTATTAGACAGGGAAGAATTATTGTTTCTGAAGAATTAACTTATAATTTGTATAAGAAAGGAGAGAAAATAAAAGGGATTATAACTGATTATGGAAATACTAGTAGCCATGCTGCTATTTTAGCTAAACAGAGTAATTTGCCAGTAATTATTGGAGCTTACACTAAAAATGGCAAAAGAGCAACAGATGTACTACAAAATGATGATATTGTTAAATTGGATTTGAAGGAAGGAACGGTATGTAGATTAACTGAAGAGGAATTATGTAATATGTTACAGGAAGAATCAATAATTAAGCGGAGATGATTAGTTAATATTTTCATTAGTATAATAAATAGATTAGATCTGTAAAAAAGTTTTTAATTTAGGGATTTTTGGGTAGTGATTTATAAATGATTAGAAATTATGTTTGCAATCTATTACAATCATGCTATAATTTATATTACATAAATATAATATTTTGAGGGATGAATAGATATAGAAATGAATTGAGGTAGATAGAATGAGATTGAAGGATAGAATTATAGATCTCTGTCGACCTGATTTCTATTATAATAATATTTATGATATTGATCTGCAGGAACTTAAAGAGTTAGGAATTAATGGTTTAATTTGTGATTTAGATAATACTCTTTTAGCTTGGGATGATCAAAATATAGAATCTAAGATTAAAGAATGGATAATTCAAGTTGAAGAATTAGGAATTTCTGTTTGTATTCTGTCTAATAGTCTGCGGACTAGAGTAGATAGGATTTCTTATATATTGCAATTACCGGCTATTTCTAAAGCATTAAAACCGCGTAAACAAGCATTTAAGTTAGCGATTAATAAATTAAATGTTAATCAGAATCAAATAGCTGTCGTGGGTGATCAGTTATTTACTGATATTCTTGGCGGAAACAGATTGGACTTACTGACTATTTTAGTTGATCCTATTACT
Coding sequences within it:
- a CDS encoding HD-GYP domain-containing protein; translated protein: MQKILLQKEEIPLIARIISIVDAYDVMTHKRSYKEASNKQEALKELKECAGSQFDPELVKEFIDMISSDSESN
- a CDS encoding LysM peptidoglycan-binding domain-containing protein, with the protein product MDGIFLAREIRNRERVLNNLYKRLRQQVTDSDLQDLVRQLRQRQNQQLSLLDDLIEGLEELRPFPPTVRLARHVIQQGETLSQIASQYNTTVANLLRVNPDIEDPDEIQAGMTIRLPIILPPPPECYFEYQVSRGDTSFRLAQRFNITINELVYYNSIKDPDLIYPGQILIIPCSENEEDNFNDNRDGLSKELKFNTLDRSNANNYRGAIEEKLFTASNRAQFKRVLENFAIRVSGRVNFNNDIVIGAVEYDIRKLYLEDKRIRVIVNRKAKGYHLVTVSRDQFMEQGAYRVYFVTRDGRTLDRDRVNI
- a CDS encoding DUF2284 domain-containing protein yields the protein MNNELKEKLIAKAEKMGVVDIVSFTIDQIEFDSRTLLNCMFGCEDWGNGNTCPSRPGSLKPWEYRKMFEEYSWGLIIHAYDKKLSQEISYELEQLAFKEGYYFAFSLSDCALCSECAGFNDESCRFPKQARPAFHSVGIDVFKTVRKFDLPIETLEEEINEEQNWYSAVFIK
- a CDS encoding YqeG family HAD IIIA-type phosphatase — protein: MRLKDRIIDLCRPDFYYNNIYDIDLQELKELGINGLICDLDNTLLAWDDQNIESKIKEWIIQVEELGISVCILSNSLRTRVDRISYILQLPAISKALKPRKQAFKLAINKLNVNQNQIAVVGDQLFTDILGGNRLDLLTILVDPITNKEFISTKFIRLLEENFKKDLELFQKE
- a CDS encoding prenyltransferase; protein product: MNYKTVMKLMDVKTLVAGVIPVFLGSIYSWYSFNKINLIYFILLIIAIILVQSATNMINDYFDFKRGVDDENKEREKVLVSREVTLGQVRVFIIFNKIIAFIIATFIASQTSYYILLVVLFGFIISILYAFGPLPISYTPLGEVVSGLTMGIGITTTVTYIHSGIFNLNTVLLAVPTSIYIGNILLSNNLSDMKVDKKAGRKTLPLFLGRKNSERLWVFNVIMLFLLTLILLLLDLYPKSVLLVVILLFPYRSISNFLSYEKSIDTKERTMQIIGKIGLRYHLAVIIGLLISIIFE
- a CDS encoding 4Fe-4S binding protein, translated to MKEVLFMKQTEIVGFIGKWSWIFIISFLAIGWKYPIIGSIALICMIAPTITAAWKGGRIWCGSFCPRGSLNDNLLIKISRSATIPKFFRTVWFRIGFALFLIYNFVTGIINAQGNLIKIGFVFYKIILITTMITVFLGIIFHERTWCSFCPMGSLSALITKVKRSWSKQSKQINVNEEKCINCNICAKSCPMDLNPYDFVDGSNKDLDCIHCEECVYNCPVNALKRD
- a CDS encoding DUF4911 domain-containing protein, producing the protein MDTILIKLEVEKSQMSYVNNILKAYEGLAMVTIIGGDTGKMELQVPPSTKEDVLAILDDLANKIELKITYIEDE
- a CDS encoding peptidase U32 family protein, whose amino-acid sequence is MKDIPELLAPAGNLEKLKIAVLYGADAVYIGGELYNLREAADNFTMEDLKKGLEFAHNRGVKVYVTVNLIPHNDDFEGLPEYIAKLGNFGVDAVIVADPGVLSIVQEVAPDMEIHLSTQANNVNWRSLQFWQKQGVERVILARELSINEIKEINKRVDVKTESFIHGAMCISYSGRCLLSNYMINRDANRGECAQSCRWEYTLMEAERPGEYYPIVEDDAGTYIFNSKDLCMIEHIPELMTTGVSSFKIEGRMKSLHYVATVVNTYRQALDEWAEDPEGYTYKEEWLEELKKISHRHYTTGFYFGKPRSEGQNYETSSYVRNYDFMGIVQEYLPETEEAVIEVRSKFFEGDKVEFFGSETDSFIEELEYIKNEEGELISDAPHPHQLITVKVEQPVNKYDLVRRKKRDK
- a CDS encoding O-methyltransferase — protein: MSKNILTDFVKDYMEEITPEPTGNLKRLEKEALEKNIPIITPEIGGFLSLLIDIHKPDRILELGTATGYSTAWLAKDNNCKIVTIELKEREAKVARKNFKELELEDRVELLVGDAVEVMDKLDRKFDFIFIDAAKGQYLEFLEQSLKLVKEGGLIVADNILFKGMIATDELMHPRFDTLTYRIRDYIDEVMDHSELKSSIIPLGDGLAISMKVSKEE
- the sigK gene encoding RNA polymerase sporulation sigma factor SigK, with translation MISGLLAGIGSSLVDGVLVLVSYITNNSAFPQPLDKKEEEKYLKRLLEGDEEAKEVLIEHNMRLVAHIVKKYENAKVDKEDLISIGSIGLIKAIETYDPSKKVKLATYASRCIENEILMHLRQNKKTNREVKLHDPISSDKEGNKMTLMDVYKIDEETVLDKVEMALAEERLYNKIEGLSERERKVVEMRYGLNNLEELTQREIANRLGISRSYVSRIEKKALQKLNRLFCFNGG
- a CDS encoding chemotaxis protein; this translates as MSKDETDILLESGTGELEVLKFKVKGVLYAINVIKVREVLRVENEKIRPLSSKADSVKGMVNIRGDVVTVIDLNDYLDCGIYQESDKDSYRMILTEFNDMKILFIVGEVIGIDRLLWEDIEEPNELMGGLINGVIKLDGELASFLDFEKILTDIKPELSMTIDENKIDEVNRSKRENITLVMAEDSPTIRGVLEDTLRKAGYQDLKIFNDGKRLLDYLLEIKDENPDESILNYVQGVITDIEMPQLDGHTLIRKINEDRYLEELPTMIFSSLITESLRHKGEAVGADRQISKPEINNLISILDELVLD
- a CDS encoding DUF5320 domain-containing protein, with the translated sequence MPRGDGTGPTGQGSQTGRQAGYCSGFYQPGYVNDEIPCQRLAYRRGRGNNRGQSRCKGRRGSPNRRR
- a CDS encoding PEP-utilizing enzyme — translated: MYLKGLGLGSSTIIGKIQKIEKNNSIIRQGRIIVSEELTYNLYKKGEKIKGIITDYGNTSSHAAILAKQSNLPVIIGAYTKNGKRATDVLQNDDIVKLDLKEGTVCRLTEEELCNMLQEESIIKRR